A genomic window from Flavobacterium johnsoniae includes:
- a CDS encoding histone H1, translated as MKDLIAKINAEIETFKTESDSLSEKGVKAAGARARKSSLEIEKLLKEFRKVSIEESKK; from the coding sequence ATGAAAGATCTGATCGCAAAGATTAATGCAGAGATTGAAACATTCAAAACTGAATCTGATTCTCTATCGGAAAAAGGAGTTAAAGCTGCTGGAGCTCGAGCTCGTAAATCTTCTTTGGAAATTGAAAAACTTTTAAAAGAGTTTAGAAAAGTTTCTATTGAAGAATCGAAAAAATAA
- a CDS encoding helix-turn-helix domain-containing protein, with amino-acid sequence MTEKEKLGEEFKRLRENIPSKEYKGKPMSQQELADHNTGVTKHLIGTIERGEANPTLEKILYLAKSLNIKTISILNVDINVEKFIKEIGKE; translated from the coding sequence GTGACTGAAAAGGAAAAGCTAGGGGAAGAATTTAAAAGACTGCGTGAAAATATTCCTAGCAAAGAATATAAAGGAAAACCTATGTCACAACAAGAACTCGCCGATCATAATACCGGAGTAACAAAACACTTAATTGGTACAATTGAAAGAGGAGAAGCTAATCCAACCTTAGAAAAAATTCTTTATTTAGCAAAATCATTAAATATTAAAACTATTTCAATTTTAAATGTAGATATAAATGTTGAAAAGTTTATCAAGGAGATCGGTAAAGAATAG
- a CDS encoding SusC/RagA family TonB-linked outer membrane protein produces MNYSSFYKDGKAVYCLFFAGIILSFSSSMAANSKRLFSAFSQHLQVQGTVTDGTAPLPGVTVSVRGRTSNAAITDYNGQYSISVSPTDTLSVSFIGFKTRLIPVKGRSKIDITLEYDTTTLQEVRVNAGYYSVKESERTGSIARITSKDIETQPVTNVLAAMQGRMAGVSITQTTGVPGGAFDIKVRGQNSIRSDANAPLYIIDGVPYSSDPIGYSQTSTPFPSLTSPLNSIDPASIESIEVLKDADATSIYGSRGANGVVLITTKKGRKGKTTFSFNASTGASSVTRFAELMDTEQYLNMRRQAFANDGITSYPASAFDVNGTWDQNRYTDWQKTLTGRTALTTILNASVQGGSERTQFRLSGGSSQQSTVFPEEFTYKKSGVQLSVTHTSADDRFRLSVNTGYNLQNNNQPAFDFTYTAKFLAPNAPALYDENGKLNWAGNTWLNPLRNLEAKFKSKTRDLITGAVVSYDISKGFQLKANLGYSDLNHMETRINPSTIYNPVANVTSASSTLFVNNTQRTSWIVEPQINFDREFAGSKLSVILGSTFQDQTTTSLAQSGTGFSSNSLIYNMASASTSRTLFSEKPQYRYQAFFGRINYTIEEKYILNLTARRDGSSRFGPENQFANFGAIGAAWLFSKEKFMINNQWLSFGKLRASYGTTGSDKIGDYQYLDTYTTTGVLYDGNVGLQPSRLFNPDFGWEVNKKLEAALEIGFLHDRIFLTAAWYQNRSSNQLVGIPLASTTGFSTLQANLDALVQNNGLEFTLRTENITGKTFSWATNFNISTNKNKLLEFPNLQGSSYSQTYRIGLPLNIRLLYQFEGVDPQTGLYKFSDLNLDGKITSPEDKQIAMDLTPKYYGGLQNQLSYKAWKLDFLFQFVKQKNTIASLDPAGQMSNMPVRFVDSWTNPGDQTPYQIYTAGYNNGAVNNGYLYNSSTAFVTDASFIRLKNIALSWLIPLQLKNVQCSLNVQAENLLTFTNYQDGDPEFISSGNLSPLKTITGGIQFNF; encoded by the coding sequence ATGAATTATTCTTCATTCTACAAGGATGGAAAAGCAGTTTATTGCCTGTTTTTTGCGGGCATAATATTGTCTTTCTCATCATCAATGGCCGCAAATTCTAAACGGCTTTTCAGCGCATTTTCGCAACATCTTCAAGTTCAGGGAACCGTCACCGACGGAACTGCTCCCCTGCCTGGTGTCACCGTCTCAGTCAGAGGTCGAACAAGCAATGCTGCAATAACAGATTACAATGGACAGTATTCTATCAGTGTTTCACCTACCGATACACTTTCAGTATCCTTTATAGGATTTAAAACCAGGCTCATCCCTGTAAAAGGCAGATCTAAAATTGACATTACCCTAGAATATGATACGACCACACTTCAGGAAGTGAGAGTTAATGCAGGATATTATTCGGTTAAAGAAAGTGAACGCACCGGCAGCATTGCCCGTATAACTTCCAAAGATATTGAAACGCAGCCTGTGACAAATGTACTGGCAGCTATGCAGGGACGAATGGCAGGAGTTTCGATTACACAGACTACAGGCGTGCCGGGCGGCGCTTTTGACATTAAGGTAAGGGGCCAGAACAGCATAAGATCAGATGCTAATGCCCCGCTTTATATTATTGACGGAGTTCCATATTCATCAGATCCAATCGGCTACAGCCAGACCTCAACTCCTTTTCCTTCACTAACAAGTCCGCTTAACAGCATTGATCCTGCAAGCATAGAGAGCATAGAAGTTCTTAAGGATGCAGATGCCACTTCTATCTATGGTTCGAGAGGAGCAAATGGTGTAGTACTTATCACAACGAAAAAAGGAAGAAAAGGAAAAACAACTTTTTCATTTAATGCGTCAACAGGTGCATCATCCGTAACTAGGTTTGCAGAACTAATGGATACGGAACAGTATCTAAACATGCGTAGACAAGCATTTGCAAATGATGGAATAACTTCCTATCCAGCATCAGCTTTTGATGTAAATGGAACATGGGACCAAAATCGTTACACAGACTGGCAGAAGACCCTAACTGGACGCACTGCACTTACAACTATTTTAAATGCAAGTGTACAAGGGGGCTCTGAGCGCACTCAATTCAGATTAAGTGGCGGTTCAAGCCAACAGTCCACTGTTTTTCCAGAAGAATTTACCTATAAGAAGAGCGGGGTTCAGCTAAGTGTCACCCACACCTCAGCAGATGATCGTTTCAGGCTTTCTGTCAACACTGGCTACAACCTGCAAAACAACAATCAGCCCGCTTTTGATTTTACTTATACTGCAAAGTTTCTTGCACCCAATGCTCCTGCTTTATATGACGAAAATGGAAAACTAAACTGGGCAGGTAACACTTGGTTAAATCCTCTTAGAAATCTTGAGGCAAAATTCAAGTCTAAAACAAGAGATCTTATTACAGGGGCAGTGGTATCATACGATATATCCAAAGGATTTCAGCTAAAAGCCAATTTAGGCTATAGTGATCTTAATCATATGGAGACGCGAATTAATCCTTCTACTATCTATAACCCTGTCGCTAATGTTACCAGTGCTTCTTCCACCCTGTTCGTTAACAATACTCAAAGAACTTCTTGGATCGTAGAACCTCAGATTAACTTTGACAGGGAATTCGCTGGAAGCAAGCTTTCTGTAATTCTGGGAAGCACATTTCAGGATCAGACCACAACTAGTCTGGCCCAATCCGGAACAGGGTTTAGTTCCAACAGCCTAATTTATAACATGGCTTCTGCATCAACATCCAGAACTTTGTTCAGCGAAAAACCACAATACAGATATCAGGCCTTTTTTGGACGCATCAATTATACCATAGAAGAAAAATATATTCTAAATCTTACTGCAAGACGTGATGGTTCAAGTCGATTCGGACCCGAAAACCAGTTTGCGAATTTTGGTGCCATAGGGGCTGCATGGTTATTCTCGAAGGAAAAATTCATGATAAACAATCAGTGGCTGAGTTTTGGAAAATTACGTGCAAGTTACGGTACGACAGGAAGTGACAAGATTGGCGACTATCAATACCTAGATACATATACCACAACTGGTGTACTGTACGACGGAAATGTAGGACTTCAGCCTTCACGCCTTTTCAACCCCGATTTTGGATGGGAGGTCAATAAAAAACTGGAAGCAGCTCTTGAAATAGGTTTTCTTCATGATAGAATATTTCTGACTGCCGCTTGGTATCAAAACAGATCATCAAATCAACTTGTAGGAATCCCGCTGGCATCCACTACCGGTTTTTCCACTCTTCAGGCAAATCTTGATGCTTTAGTTCAAAATAATGGACTTGAATTTACTTTACGTACAGAAAACATTACTGGCAAAACTTTCAGCTGGGCAACTAATTTTAATATTTCAACTAACAAAAATAAACTGCTTGAGTTTCCCAACCTACAGGGTTCATCCTACAGCCAAACCTATAGAATAGGCTTACCGCTAAATATACGTTTACTTTATCAATTTGAAGGAGTTGATCCCCAAACTGGTCTTTATAAATTTAGTGATTTAAACTTAGATGGAAAAATCACCAGTCCTGAAGACAAACAGATCGCAATGGATCTAACGCCGAAATATTATGGCGGACTGCAGAATCAGTTGTCATACAAAGCATGGAAACTAGATTTTCTGTTTCAATTTGTCAAGCAGAAAAATACGATTGCGTCCCTAGATCCTGCAGGGCAGATGTCCAATATGCCTGTAAGATTTGTGGACAGCTGGACAAATCCTGGAGACCAGACTCCTTACCAGATTTATACTGCAGGTTATAATAATGGAGCTGTTAACAACGGATATCTATATAATTCAAGCACAGCTTTTGTAACGGATGCTTCTTTTATAAGACTGAAAAATATTGCACTATCCTGGCTGATCCCTCTTCAATTAAAAAACGTTCAGTG